The Mustela nigripes isolate SB6536 chromosome 4, MUSNIG.SB6536, whole genome shotgun sequence genome includes a window with the following:
- the GPRIN2 gene encoding G protein-regulated inducer of neurite outgrowth 2: MSTSRPEPGARPSWSPRPQPLSRSSSSLLGEGQGQRPELRKSASSTVWQAQPGEASSSPQSPEEEEQHTERKEQAQASSPRPRPRAVGHWRSSTVGNVSTVGGGDLCRLRAPGATAMQRSHSDLVRSTQTRGPGATQKASLSCSALGSLPVHRARLQPSRTSGQGGQALASLERDLAPEEGSSNSAWTLGESQVRVTPPDVGGTAPASSSPQAGPEATGQPATASCHALSAATLLCGMREVGTSGCCHALPAPGILAFPKLVASVSESGLQAQHGVNFQCRLPGVLPGHSHCCAHHPWGPTGSATEPGARTKDVWTMTSASDLAPVLASSLSAQDAGVQAAPMAVCKAVATSPPLEGPAALHTFPEVTVGADLEEAPSPVRDVRWDAEGMTWEVYGAAVDPEVLGVAIQKHLEMQFEQLQRAPTSEDSLSAEGRRGPLRAVMQSLRRPSCCGCSGGAPE; encoded by the coding sequence ATGAGCACCAGCCGCCCCGAGCCAGGTGCCCGGCCATCCTGGAGCCCCCGCCCACAGCCCCTGTCCCGGAGCTCGTCCAGCCTGTTGGGTGAAGGCCAGGGGCAGAGACCAGAGCTCCGCAAGAGTGCCAGCAGCACCGTATGGCAGGCCCAGCCGGGCGAGGCCAGCAGCAGTCCGCAGAgtccagaggaggaggagcagcacactgagaggaaggagcaggcacAGGCATccagcccccggccccggccccgtgCTGTGGGCCACTGGCGGAGCAGCACTGTGGGCAATGTGTCTACCGTGGGCGGTGGTGATCTGTGTCGCCTGCGGGCCCCTGGCGCCACTGCCATGCAGAGGAGCCACTCGGACCTGGTCCGTAGCACCCAGACCCGGGGTCCCGGTGCTACCCAGAAGGCCAGCCTCAGTTGCTCGGCCCTTGGCAGCTTGCCTGTCCACAGGGCGCGGCTGCAGCCCAGCCGTACTTCTGGCCAGGGAGGCCAGGCCCTTGCCAGCCTAGAAAGGGACCTGGCTCCAGAGGAAGGGTCTTCGAACTCAGCCTGGACACTGGGAGAGAGTCAGGTGAGGGTAACGCCACCAGACGTGGGAGGGACAGCCCCCGCCAGCAGCAGCCCCCAGGCCGGACCCGAAGCCACTGGGCAGCCGGCAACCGCCTCCTGCCACGCCCTGTCTGCAGCAACGCTACTGTGCGGGATGAGGGAGGTGGGGACCAGTGGCTGCTGCCACGCCCTGCCAGCCCCAGGGATCCTGGCCTTCCCCAAGCTAGTGGCCTCTGTGAGTGAGTCTGGGCTACAAGCACAGCATGGGGTGAACTTCCAGTGTAGGTTGCCTGGGGTGCTCCCTGGGCATTCCCACTGTTGTGCCCATCACCCTTGGGGTCCCACCGGGTCAGCCACGGAGCCTGGTGCCAGGACCAAGGATGTgtggaccatgacctcagccagtGACTTGGCCCCTGTGTTGGCATCCTCTCTGTCAGCCCAGGATGCTGGTGTGCAGGCAGCACCCATGGCTGTCTGCAAGGCTGTGGCCACCAGCCCGCCCCTGGAAGGCCCTGCGGCCCTGCACACATTCCCGGAGGTAACCGTGGGGGCCGACCTGGAGGAGGCACCCTCCCCCGTGCGGGATGTGCGATGGGATGCTGAGGGCATGACCTGGGAGGTGTACGGAGCTGCAGTGGACCCCGAGGTGCTGGGCGTGGCCATCCAGAAACATCTGGAGATGCAGTTTGAGCAGCTGCAGCGGGCGCCTACCAGCGAGGACAGCCTGTCAGCGGAGGGCCGCCGGGGGCCGCTGCGAGCCGTCATGCAGTCCCTGCGGCGCCCGAGCTGCTGCGGCTGCTCTGGGGGAGCTCCCGAGTGA